The Poriferisphaera corsica DNA segment GGATCTAGGTGATGCGAAGATGGCTCGTGTATTTGAGAATATGTTGAATGATACGAACATGCAGGTCAGGATTGCGGCGGCGACGACGTTGACGAAACTGGGATATGGGGTTGGCGGTACGGTTTTGTTGGATGCGAGTCATTATGATGGGGAGCGGGTCGAGATGGATATAAAGTCGTATTTGTCGCAACACAAGAATCGTGAGGATAACGAGACGTATCGTCGGCTGTTGGCAAGTGACAAAGCGTTGGCTGAGCTTGCGGGGCAGATCCGTGGTCAAGCGGCGTTTGGGCTGGCGATGGTCGGTAATGCAGGGGCTGCACAGCGGGTTGTGGCGATGCTGGATGATGAGATGGAACAGGCTCGATTGTCGGCTGCGGCAGCAATGCTGAAGGCTCTTACGGGGCAGGGAGTTAAGTAAATCACAGAATGTGAGAAAAAAGGGACTTTATGGGGTGATGAATGGTTGACAATTTTAGCAATTTCCGGTAAATCTTACACTGTCGTAAAGGCGCCTATCGAGGGAATTGTGAGCGTCTTCCTTCCTTTTCGCATTCCTCGCTCTGAGAGGTAGCACATTGAATCTCCTGACCAAAGTATTTGTTGTTGTCGTCGCGTTGCTGTCGGTGTTGCTTGTCGCACTGACTGTTTCGTTTGTTGCAAACACTGAGAACTACAAGGAAAAGGCGAATGAGTATAAGGGCGAAAAGCTCGCTGCTCAGAATCGCGTGACCATCTTGCAGGACGAAGTGGCGAAGCTTAACACTGAAAAAGCTGCAGACGCGATCGCGATCAGCAACGAGAATGCAGAACTGAAGGCAACGATCGTTCAGCTCCGTGGCACGCTTGCTACTGAGCAGATGAACGGCCAGAAGCTTGAAGCAGATCTTGCAAGCATGAAAGCATCGGTTGACCGCATGAGCGCGACTGGCAAGCTGAACGTGACTTTGCTTGAGAAGGTGAATGGCGAGCTGAATGTAAGCCGCGGCAAGTTGGTTGGAACTGAGCAGAAGCTTGCAGAGGCTCTGGATAAGATCAACGAACTTAAGACCGAAAACGAAGGCGTGATCCGCCAGCTATACCAGAACAAAGAACAGGTTGTGGCGCTTAAGGGCGAGTTGGACAAGCTGAACGGTGGTATCGCAACACTTTCAGACGAACAGAAATCAATGATCTTCGCAGCAATGGAAGGTACAGCTAAGGTTGTATCAGAAGTCCAAATCGCTGGTGAGATCGTTCAGGTTGTCGAAGACAGCGGCGTGACACTGGTTCAGTTGAACGTTGGTCAGAGCGACGGTGTGAAAGAAAACATGGAATTCATCGTGCACCGTGGTGCCGATTATCTGGGCACAATTGTTGTGTCAAAGGTTGATGCTAGCCAGGCTGCTGGTCAGCTCACAGAAGCGAACGGTGCAATCACTGTTGGCGACAATGTGATGTCAGGTATCAACTAAACCTACTCAGAGATTCGTCACAAGGTGAGCTGAAAGGCTCACCTTGTGTTTCACCAAATATTCCGTGCTTTTTGGGGCTAAGGGTGTTGGCCTGAGCACGATGCGAAGGTAAAGACGGAATCAAGGCTGGGTGAGCCAAAACGGATTGTTGTTACACAACGTAAATTGAGATCGGTCAAGACCGATTTGGAGTAACAAGACATGGATTCAGAAAACGGTATTTACACAGTTCTCTTGGCAGTCGCATCACTGTCACTGCTAGTAGCAGTTGGCTTTGTCGCGATGTGTGGCATGGACCTGTATGGTGGCCTGTTCATCTCCTAGTAGATGAATGGTTGCAGATATCACAATCGACTTTAGGAGCGTTTCAGTGAGACAGATCAGTATGTCCGCATTGCGGATAGGACTGTGGGAGACTGAAGCGTTTTTTTGTAGGGGGTGGGGAAATGGCCTTTGTTGTGTGTAGATTTTGGGCTTTGGTATGATAGAAATCATATTGGAGCGCATGAGGTACGTGGGGTAGGCACTTGCGATGTGAGTGTCGAATCGAAACTCCGAAAGGACTTGGAGGCTGACATTTCTTTTGGCGTAAGGTCAGCCATTTATACAGCGTGATGTACCGTTGATAATTAGCGGCATGAATCATGCCTTGAAGTTTGATCCAGATGTGATCGATGCAAGGCTTAAGGAATTGTTCGTTGATTGTTTATAGTTGTCATGTTACAGCAGCCCATGAAGTGTAGAAATGGGGATCAGCTAATTGATTCTGGACAGTGTACTGAGCTTGTTTAGTGTGGATATGGGGATTGACCTTGGCACGTGTAACACGTTGGTGTGTGTACGTGGTGAGGGTATTGTGCTGAACGAGCCAAGCGTCGTGGCGGTGAAGAAGGGGACCAACCAGGTTTTGCAGAATGGCAATGCGGTAGGTTGGGTTGCTAAGGAAATGCTGGGTAAAACGCCGGGCTCCATATCGGCAATCCGTCCGATGAAGGACGGCGTGATCAGTGATTTCGAAATTACTGAAGCGATGTTGGCGTACTTTGTGCGTAAGGTGAACGGGAAACGGCCATTGGTTAGGCCACGCGTGGTGATTGCGGTGCCGAGTGGTATTACAGCAGTTGAAAAGCGTGCGGTGCTAGATAGTGCTGAGCGTGCGGGTGCAAGGCGGGTCTATCTGGTTGAAGAGCCGATGGCTGCAGGTATTGGCGCGGCACTCCCGATTGTTGAAGCGACGGCCAGCATGATCGTCGACATTGGTGGTGGTACAACGGAAGTGGCGATTATGTCGCTGGCCGATATTGCTCAGTGTGAATCGGTGCGTGTTGCGGGTGATGATATGGACGAGGCGATCATCAATCACATGAAAAAGGCTTACAACCTGATGATTGGTGAGCAGACTGCTGAGCGGATTAAGGTCGAAATCGGCTCGGCTGCGCCAGACGGTGATGAGCGGAGCATGGAAGTTCGTGGTCGTGATATGATCTCAGGCTTGCCGCGAAAGACGGTGATCACGAGTGAAGAAATTAGGGAAGCACTTCAGGAACCACTCAGTGCGATCATCGAAACAGTAACACGTACGCTTGAACGTGCTGAGCCTGAATTAGCTGCGGACTTGGTAGATAACGGTATTGTGCTTGCGGGCGGTGGCGCACTGCTTCGTGGAATTGATATTGTGATCAGCAATGCAACGGGACTGGATTGCCGAATTGCAGATGACCCGCTGACTTGTGTGGCCCGTGGTACTGCGATCTATTTGGAGCACTTGGAAGAGTGGAAACAGACGATGGAAAGTGATATGGACGAGCTGTAGAAATCTTTGTCATAATGAATATAAAAAAAGCCGAGCGAAATGCTCGGCTTTTTTGTGCTTAGTTTATTCAATCGGAGTGATGGATCCATCGGAAGGTGTGTATGTGTAGACGACTTCCAAGTTGCCCGCAGTTGTTGTGTGTGCGGATGCTGTGAATGCCGTACATACCCATGTTTCTGGACCGGTGTAATGATCATCTATTTGGCAATACCACTGGCCGTCCATGTATACATCGGCTTCAACTTCTATTGCGATTTGATTTGATACTGTTGTGCCAACAAAGTTATTCGGATTCGAGATCGTGCTTGATTGATCGGGAAGCATGATGATTCTGTTGTTCGCCCATTTGAAGGATGTGTAATCAATGATGCCGCCGCTTAGGTCTTCTGTCTTTAGAAGCAGTTGTTGATTGAAACTGCCATTTTGCAGTAGTGATATTTTTACTGCATGACCACTCTTGCTTTGACCGGGCATGCCATTGCCTTGGAATGCAGAACCTTGTGAGCCGGAGTTCATTGATAGCTGTTTTGTTCTGATCTCAACTTTTTCAAGTGTCCCTTTTGAGCTATCAAATGCTGGGATATCAATCACTTCGTTCATAAGATTTGCATTTTCAGAGACGATAATCCATCCTGGTATGTGGTGTGTTTCTCCAATAACTGGCGTGGTAATCGATACTGTGATCTCATGAACTTCTTCTTTCATTTCGGCGTAAGATGATGATGAAAATAATAGCAAACAAAGTGATGTGGTGATAACAGATAAGTTTTTAAACATAGAACTGCTCCTATAGAAAAATGAATCATAAAGTGTACATGTAATGTAGAAGCGACAAATAGATAGTTCAATGAAAAAACAAATCGTGTATTAATCCACACAATAGGTTAGCACGAGATTCTTTGGTGTTATGTGGTCGGCGTATGATAAAAACGGAGAGCTTAGCTCTAGGAGCTAAACCCTCGCGATGCATGTTTAAGTTGTTGTTATGATTTATTGCAGCTTAGGATCGAGATCTGACCAGAGTACATCAAGTGTGCTGGTTTCATCGCCATGATTGACGACGCCCTCGTCATCGTAGATTGAAACGTGGCCATCAACAAAAGAGAAGTTGGCTTTGCCATCTGCTTTTAATTCGTCTTCACCGCCATGACGGGACCAGTCGATTGCAGATTCAGTTGGGTTGCCTGAGAAACGACCGGCGCTGAAGCCATGTTTTATGAATCGGTTATAGAGGCTGCCGAAAGTGCCGTAGTAGTTACCCGACCAGTAAAGCCTATTGTCGCCGGCAGGTCCCCAGACTGAATGAAGTTCTCCGTAAAGCAAGATTGAAGATGAGTTTCTTGGGGCATCGGTGAAGAAGGTACCGACATCATCACTTGCATTTGCACCTGCCCATGGTGAGCCGTCACGGACGAGTTGATAGCCAGATGATGAGAAGCCGTTAATGGTGTAGCTGCGGCCAGCTTCATCAATATCACTTGGGCAGACTAAGACTGTACCGCCAATTGAAGCATTGGGATCCGTGCTGGTGTTCGCTGTTGTTTCTGCTGCAGGTAGATAGGCTCCCAGAGTTTTGTATTGATACCAATAGTACTGTTGATTTTCGTTTGAGTTTTGGGCGTTTAAAGGGAATCTTCCTTTGTTATCTGTGGCGTATGTAACTGTTGCAAGCGTTAACTGACGCATGCGACTTGCGCATTGGACTGTCATTGCTGTTTTACGTGCTGCACCGAGAGCTGGCAAGAGGATTCCAATAAGTAACGCAATAATTGATATAACAACAAGTAACTCTATGAGCGTAAAAGCAGATTTTTTGTGAAGTGTAAACATTTCAATCCCTATCTCTAGCAAAGCTGTTTTGTTTCAACGCGATTTCCGTATACATCTTGCGAGTCGCATTGGGTGTTTCATTTACTGATATAATGATTACATTACTCTTGTAATGTACCCAGATGGTGACAAAAGTAAATGCTATTTTCTATAAATGTACCCAAAAAGCAACAAATAGGTTTATGTCGAAATATTCTTGAGATATATTGCTAAGTAGTGGTGGGCTGGGAGGCGTCTTTGGTCACGCTCTTAGTTTCGTAAGTGTAGTTTATATTGAAAGATATAAATATGATGGGGATTTGCATCAATAAGAAAAGCAGCCACAATTAACCAATTGTGGCTGCTTTTCTTATTGATATCACCGGTGTTCTAATCCATTTTTTTATCGAGTGGCGACCATAGCAGCGTCTTCGTTGATGTTTTTGTGCTGTGATTAACCACATCATCATCGCTGAACATGGCGACGTGCCCATCGACCATCGCAAAGTTTGCCTTGCCACGAGCAGCATACATGTCATCAGTGTTGACGTGCCTGGTCCAGCAGATCGCGGACTCGGCTGCTGTGCCGGTATATGTCATGTATGGGTAATTGTTCTTGACGAATTTGCCATAGAGTGTTGCCGAGTTGTAGAAAGAGCCAACATACCAGCCGGTGTAGTAAAATTCACCGACAGGCCATTGAGGCCATGCCTCGGCAAGGAGGATCGTCTTTGAAGACTCTCTAACAGAGTCATTGAAACGGACACCACTTTGGTTTAAGCCTGAGCCCCAGCCGTCATACCAATCTTCGTTCGTAACCGTTGTGTTTTTTTCGTCAAAATTACTCGAAGTCCAGCCATTGACGGTATAAGAGCGTCCCACATCATCCCCATCAGCCGGGCAAGGCATGACGATTCCGCCTATAGATCCTGGGTTTTTATCTCCAGCAGGCAGATAAGCACCGAGTATCTCATGGTCGAACCAAAAGTGCCCACCTTCCGGCAAGTTGGCGTCCAGGACATTGGGAGGGAATGAGCCTTTGTTATTGGTCGAGTACATGATCAGTACTGTACTAATTTGTCGCATATTACTGGCGCAGCTAATCGTTAGAGCAGTACGCCGTGCCGCACCAAGAGCAGGTAGCAAAATACCGATAAGTAGTGCAATGATTGATATAACGACAAGAAGTTCTATCAAAGTGAAACCTTGACGGCAAATGTAAGGGGTCTTCATTTTCTTCTTTCCTCTATGCATGAGATGTGTTTGTTGCTTTAACTTTCCTTAGCAAGATTCTGATTAAAAGACGTGCGATGGAAACGCTTGTCGCTCGAATATAGTCTGATCGAATTGCCCGGACTGAGTCTTGTTAGCACAAATATTGGCGGATACATGTCAAGGCGAGGAGTGGTTTAATAGATCATGAACAAATATGGAGATCGCCTTGCACTTAATAGTATAACTATGCATGAAGACTTTAAAACCATTTGAAACAGTAGTGGCATATATTTGTATCTAAGTGAGATTGATGTGACTAAAAGTTGCGCTGGGGTGTCGCACGCGCTAAATATTCCCATCGATAAAGTTAAAAATCGAACAGTGTGGAAAAGATTTTTACCAACAATGCTGATCAGTTAGAAGTGTGCAGGCAAAAAACAAGGCGATCAGGATGATCGCCTTGTTTGTCAAGTTATCCAAAAATG contains these protein-coding regions:
- a CDS encoding rod shape-determining protein, encoding MILDSVLSLFSVDMGIDLGTCNTLVCVRGEGIVLNEPSVVAVKKGTNQVLQNGNAVGWVAKEMLGKTPGSISAIRPMKDGVISDFEITEAMLAYFVRKVNGKRPLVRPRVVIAVPSGITAVEKRAVLDSAERAGARRVYLVEEPMAAGIGAALPIVEATASMIVDIGGGTTEVAIMSLADIAQCESVRVAGDDMDEAIINHMKKAYNLMIGEQTAERIKVEIGSAAPDGDERSMEVRGRDMISGLPRKTVITSEEIREALQEPLSAIIETVTRTLERAEPELAADLVDNGIVLAGGGALLRGIDIVISNATGLDCRIADDPLTCVARGTAIYLEHLEEWKQTMESDMDEL
- a CDS encoding prepilin-type N-terminal cleavage/methylation domain-containing protein — its product is MKTPYICRQGFTLIELLVVISIIALLIGILLPALGAARRTALTISCASNMRQISTVLIMYSTNNKGSFPPNVLDANLPEGGHFWFDHEILGAYLPAGDKNPGSIGGIVMPCPADGDDVGRSYTVNGWTSSNFDEKNTTVTNEDWYDGWGSGLNQSGVRFNDSVRESSKTILLAEAWPQWPVGEFYYTGWYVGSFYNSATLYGKFVKNNYPYMTYTGTAAESAICWTRHVNTDDMYAARGKANFAMVDGHVAMFSDDDVVNHSTKTSTKTLLWSPLDKKMD